Proteins encoded together in one Acanthopagrus latus isolate v.2019 chromosome 19, fAcaLat1.1, whole genome shotgun sequence window:
- the LOC119009092 gene encoding NACHT, LRR and PYD domains-containing protein 1b allele 2-like, giving the protein MLLKSSFEEFTPDITVDEDDESYRFLCSCPGLYQCSVTGLVFHMEGEGDVVYRIVSWDRRLLAQHHKKPAGPLFDIKCQQKSVCRLHLPHCEIPSTAGCQFLSVAHLNDEGIEFIAPHKVTETHVIINISGFSGYGNIKDEDSPPEPVRALVLLFYRPPNYPDVESLLNVLMLPGNVVLSDVRRTRKKHVGDELYIETSPDCELLPKQEYTLSTCPEDDSVLVQPTTAKFHSDNYDNYFTSFQVDLEKILKHIKLFLRDTNRHSVWERRVCLSSAGLTKSCRQSALNLPSHQKLFDIRSSFIEGISGPVLKSLLDKLFEKKVLIDSERESADEMQNRGDKARLVIDTVRRKGEAASSEMIEFLCELDPFLCEHLGLI; this is encoded by the coding sequence ATGCTGTTAAAAAGCAGCTTTGAGGAGTTCACACCTGATATCACTGTTGATGAGGACGATGAAAGCTACCGGTTCCTGTGCTCCTGCCCGGGCCTGTACCAGTGCAGTGTGACGGGCCTGGTGTTCCAcatggagggagaaggggaCGTGGTTTACAGGATTGTCTCTTGGGACAGGAGGCTACTGGcccaacatcacaagaagcCTGCAGGACCCCTGTTTGACATCAAATGTCAGCAGAAGTCTGTGTGTCGGCTTCATCTCCCACACTGTGAGATCCCATCCACAGCTGGATGTCAGTTCTTGTCAGTCGCTCACCTGAATGATGAGGGCATCGAGTTCATCGCCCCTCATAAGGTAACAGAAACTCATGTGATCATCAACATCTCAGGGTTTTCTGGTTATGGTAACATCAAGGATGAAGATTCACCTCCAGAACCGGTCCGAGCGCTGGTTCTGCTGTTCTACAGGCCTCCGAATTATCCTGATGTTGAATCTCTCCTCAATGTGTTGATGCTACCAGGTAACGTCGTGCTCAGTGATGTGCGACgcacaagaaagaaacatgtAGGAGATGAGCTCTACATAGAGACGTCCCCAGACTGTGAGCTGCTGCCAAAGCAGGAATACACACTGTCCACTTGTCCTGAAGACGACTCAGTTCTAGTTCAACCAACAACAGCAAAATTTCACAGTGACAACTATGACAACTACTTTACATCATTCCAGGTGGATTTGGAGAAAATCCTGAAACATATTAAACTGTTTCTGAGAGACACCAACAGACACAGTGTCTGGGAGAGACGAGTTTGTCTTTCATCAGCTGGACTAACAAAGTCCTGTAGACAGAGCGCTCTGAATCTGCCTTCACACCAGAAGCTGTTTGACATACGCAGCAGCTTCATCGAGGGGATATCAGGACCTGTTCTCAAGAGTCTGCTGGACAAACTGTTTGAGAAAAAGGTTCTGATTGATTCTGAGAGGGAGTCAGCGGACGAGATGcaaaacagaggagacaaagctCGTTTAGTTATCGacacagtgaggaggaaagGTGAAGCTGCCAGTTCAGAGATGATCGAGTTCCTCTGTGAGCTCGACCCGTTCCTCTGTGAACATCTTGGACTGATCTGA